The window AAACCACCAAATAGCATCTTACACAATGGATCAAATCAAAGAAACTTGTAGCCAATTGACACTGATTTCCAGCGTTACCATATTGCAATAAATCACAATGAAACAACAGCAGCAACCCCACCCCAACTCCTCCCAAATTTCTTGCCTCTACCCATGCTGTTTACGAGTACTAGAGACCTATTATGACCATCAACTAACTTATACGAACACACGTAGATATATGAAGGTAAAGCCGCATGCTTTGCTTCATaaactttttaaattttatcgAGCTTTTCAGCTTTCACAACAGGGTTTGCCTTTGCTATAGCATCCTGACCAGCAATCCGGTAATCAAATTGGCAGTTGTGTTTGTCAGAGTACCGATGAACTGAACAAAACATATACCCGCACCTGCAACTGAATCCCGTTAAACCCACTCTCTTGTGGCAGGTGGAGCACCTGTTTGGTCCTTCTTTCGCCTTCACACCTGAGCCATGACCTGTCCCCAGTTCAGAAGATGGTTGAGGAGAAACAACCTTAAACTCTGATTCAGTATTTGCTGCTTCAGCGAAAAAAGGCTCATTTTTGTTGGTACTTGAGCTAGAGTTAACTATGTCCTCAATAGATGAGGCAGCAAGCTTCGCCTGTTGTTTTAATACAATATCCTTGTGACATTTGGAGCACATATTCATGGTTGTTGCGCTTCCAAAGAAACCACAGTTGTTGACGCAAAGAATGGGGCCTTCTGGCACTTGGCAGCCTGTTTCCTTGGAAGACTCCATTAATCCAAGTCCTGTCATTCACCATGCACGGCTTGTAAAAATATATCCCAGAAATGTATCAGGATAAAAGAGTAGATCAACTAGAGAAGGTGAAAATCACCACATAGGAAATTACATATAAAGAAAAGGAAAGCACAATCGGTTGCATGATCCATTGACA is drawn from Primulina eburnea isolate SZY01 chromosome 10, ASM2296580v1, whole genome shotgun sequence and contains these coding sequences:
- the LOC140842815 gene encoding zinc finger A20 and AN1 domain-containing stress-associated protein 8-like, encoding MESSKETGCQVPEGPILCVNNCGFFGSATTMNMCSKCHKDIVLKQQAKLAASSIEDIVNSSSSTNKNEPFFAEAANTESEFKVVSPQPSSELGTGHGSGVKAKEGPNRCSTCHKRVGLTGFSCRCGYMFCSVHRYSDKHNCQFDYRIAGQDAIAKANPVVKAEKLDKI